A window of Anaerohalosphaeraceae bacterium contains these coding sequences:
- a CDS encoding protease modulator HflC, with protein MKNVWGIIFLLVILTILGFVGFTFQVRQTESALVTCFGNPVRSITEPGLYFRWPIPIHRVHRFDSRSRLLEVQMQETATAGGEPIIIVSYLIWRIGDPLRFLTSVQDIDGAQEKLRVQLQNAANTVVGRHPFSDFVNTDPSKLRFEEIEQEITAALQQQAAANYGVDVRLAGIKRLMVPEKVTQDVFERMKADRKVKTDTIVAAGNAEADRIRSEAEAKQKELLAVAESRAQAIRGAGDAEAARYYKELEADPELAMFLRDLESLKRILKERTTLVLGTDVEPFSLLKKRPSLETKQP; from the coding sequence ATGAAGAATGTATGGGGTATCATATTTCTGCTGGTGATTCTGACGATTCTCGGGTTTGTGGGCTTTACCTTCCAGGTTCGTCAGACGGAAAGCGCCCTGGTGACGTGTTTCGGCAATCCGGTGCGTTCGATTACGGAGCCGGGCTTGTATTTTCGCTGGCCGATTCCGATTCATCGGGTTCATCGGTTTGATTCCCGCAGCCGTCTGCTGGAGGTTCAGATGCAGGAGACGGCTACGGCGGGCGGCGAGCCGATCATTATTGTCAGTTATCTGATTTGGCGGATCGGCGACCCGCTGCGGTTTTTGACGAGTGTGCAGGACATTGACGGGGCGCAGGAGAAGCTGCGGGTGCAGCTGCAGAATGCGGCCAATACGGTGGTGGGCCGGCATCCGTTCAGCGATTTTGTAAATACGGACCCGTCCAAGCTTCGGTTTGAAGAGATTGAGCAGGAGATTACGGCGGCGCTGCAGCAGCAGGCGGCGGCCAATTATGGGGTGGATGTGCGGCTGGCGGGCATCAAGCGCCTGATGGTGCCGGAGAAAGTCACGCAGGATGTGTTTGAGCGGATGAAGGCGGACCGGAAGGTCAAGACGGATACGATTGTGGCGGCGGGCAATGCGGAAGCCGACCGGATTCGCAGTGAAGCAGAGGCTAAGCAGAAGGAACTGCTGGCGGTGGCCGAAAGCCGGGCGCAGGCGATTCGCGGAGCGGGAGATGCCGAAGCGGCCCGGTACTATAAGGAACTGGAGGCCGACCCGGAACTGGCGATGTTCCTGCGGGATTTGGAGTCGCTCAAGCGGATTCTCAAAGAGCGCACGACGCTGGTATTGGGAACGGATGTGGAACCGTTTTCTCTGCTGAAAAAGCGGCCGAGTCTGGAAACCAAACAACCCTGA